From the genome of Hemiscyllium ocellatum isolate sHemOce1 chromosome 11, sHemOce1.pat.X.cur, whole genome shotgun sequence:
cccacacacccacccacacccaccccactccccacacacccacacacccacacccccacccacccccccccccccccacagtccCTCCCTCCTTGTCTGGTCAGAAAGCCTCTCACTGCCAGGGATGTGCCCACCCTCTCAGTCTGTTTCcctacacactccccctcccccacaacccctACCCTCAAACACAACCCCCTCTGCCATTACGCCCCaagcggtctctctctctctctctctctctctttctctctgtgtctgtcccaGTGCtaactgctcctggcccatgtttCTGACAGATGCCTATTACCGCTTCCCCGAGCGTACGATGAATGAGCGGTTGGACTGTCATTATTGTAAGGAGTCACTGCATGGCAGCAAATACATTGAGAAGGACAAACTGCACTGCTGTATCAAATGTTACGACAAGTTCATCGCCAACACGTGCTTTGTCTGCAGGAAACCAATAAGCTTTGATTCCAAGGTATGGACCAATCAGGGCCTGGGGATCTGCTGAGGTGGGTGATCGAGTGAACTCCCTATCTCGTCTTCCGCTAATTCCGAGAATCCACTCAAAAATCTTTCATTCAATCTCACTCGCCCAAAACTGCAAACTTCAATTACCTCTCTCCCgtgtggatcccaagatcccatGGGATTACTGGGAGATGTTCAAGGTTGTGGTTCTCACTTGACCAACATCACCAGGTGGACGATCTGGTGATTACCCTATTACTCGGGGTTAGATCTTCCACATTGGCTGGGACACCCTTTGGGGTTTTCAGTCTCTTGTTGTGAAATTCCCAAACCCCACTTTCTCTGTCCTCCCTCCAGCAGGACCATCAGGAATGGGTTTGGGAAATAGACCCCAATAATTAACATCAGCTTTTAATCTGAATTGTGTTTCCCGTGACCGGGATGGTGTTAATTTCCTCACTCTCCTTTTTACCTCTTGCTTGTCTATTGTCCAAAAGCTCAGTCACTCGGTCACTTCCCCAAAAACCTGATGTTAAATTTAGGATTTGGGAGTTTTCCTCTTTTAGGTTTTTGTTAAATAATCAAGAGTCCCTGGTGATTTTCTGATCGAGGTGGAGTGGGCGGCACTTCCTGGGTGGAGATAGTTTAGCGTTAGAGTGGGGGTTAGAGGTtaagggttagggtcagggtaagggtgagggtgagggctaAGGTGAGGGTTTATGCTTAGGGTTAGtatttagggttagggtttaggggtcAGTTTTATCGTTCAGGTTTagatttagggttagggttatggctCAGGTTTAGATTTAGGATGACAGTTTAGGTTTAGGGGTTCGGGTTTAGGGTTCAAGTGAAGATTTAGGATTCAGGTTAgggtttaggtttagggtgagggtttAGGCTGAGGGTTGAAGGTGAGCAttcagatttagggtgagggttaggattagggtttatGGGTCGGGTTTAGGGTTCTGGGTTAAGGTGTGGGTTTAAAGTTAAGTTGAGGGTTCAGGTTTCGGGTTCAGTTTATGGTTAGGATTATGAtttagggtttagggttaaggGTTTGGAATTGGGTGAGGGTTTAAATTTAGGGTTAAGGGTTAGgaattgggttagggttagggtgaaggTTTAGtgtgagggttagggtttgggttagggtgaaggtttaggattagattagattacttacagtgtggaaacaggccctttggcccaacaagtccaaggGTTAGGTTGAAGATTTAGGTTTAGGGTTAAGCTGAGGGTTTTGggtttcgggttagggttagggtgagggttgagggtgagggttcgagtttggggttagggttattGTGAGGATTTAGGGTTAGAGTCTGGGTTTAGAGTTTGGGTGAGAGTTTAggtttagggttggggttagggttagggtgagggtgagggttagggttaagcaatagggttagggttagcaagagggtttaggtttagggtttgGGTCTAGGGTTCGGGTGAGGGTAAGGGTTCCAGTTCAGGTTTAGGGTAAGGGTTGGGGtgagggtttagggttagggtttaggggtaGGAAGATGATTCCAGCGACAATTCCCTGTGAGGATTCTGAGAGAGGTTGGGAAGTCCCTGCCTATTACTGTGGTTTGGGGACagttcctgctgtgttctttcTGTAGCTCCTGACTTGGTAACGATGGTTCCTTGCTTTAGGAACTGCACCACGACGATCGCTACTGGCACGAGTCGTGTTTCCGCTGTTTCCACTGCAGCCGCTCCCTCGCCAACGATTCCTTCTGCATCAAGAACGAGCGCATCACTTGTACCAACTGCCTGCCCCGCACTGACGCCTCGACCTGTCACAGCTGCCGGAGAGCCATCAAACCAGGTCACTGCCACATCCTCCACTCACTTCACAACGTTACTCACTGACTCACCCTCGTTACTAACACTCCCTTGTTACTCACTGACTCACCCTCGTTACTTACTAACTCTCCCCCGTTACTAACTAACTTGCCCCTGGTTACTAACTCTCTACTCATTACTCACCATTAATCTCCCCTGGTTACTCAGTAACTCACTGTTTTTACTCAGTGTATGGGTGGGTATGGGATTTGGGGTAGGGTGAGGGAgttgatgtgtgtgtggggggtttggggtggggtgggtgtatgtttgggtgggtgtggggttcGGGGTGGGATGGGGCGTGGGGGagttggttgtgtgtgtgtgtgtggagggggtttggggaggggtggggtgtgtgtgcgtgggtgtggggtgaggggtgggatgggggagttggtgtgtggggggggtttgggtgggatggggtgtgtggggggggggttggggaggggtggaggtGTGAGGTTGTTGAGGATGTGCTCAGGAATTGGAGGCCATTCAGGGAGTGCCACAGTCCATCGGGGAGCAGGAGACTCAGTCTGGACAGGGACGGTGTCCACACTCTGAGGCTGCACTGACTCTGCTGCCCAGCCCCTTCACCCCCATGCCCCAAGACCCACTGATGTTTGTAGGAAATGTGTGGATCAATCTACATCATAATCAAAGGCTCATGCTCCCAGAATCTTAccacaaggccattcagcctccaaAACTGTTGCTGGCCCTTTTGAATGATTTATCCAAATAACCGCCCTCCCCTCCTCCAGCTGTGCAGCCTTCCCAGTTTGAGAATTTCCTCGTTTGAAAGTTATTGTTGAATGTGTTCCTTCTCAGGCAGCACCACTTACTGCTCAGCTCCACTCCTGCGGATTATCACTGGGGCCATTCCCAGATAGGCTCCCAATCCAGGATGGGAATTCCCTGGGGATCACTTGGACTCTCTGTGGGACACTTGGTGGGAGTTGTGCTGCCAACTCGGTTACAGATGTACCTGGACCTTTTGATGACAATCTGACTGTGACAGCTGACCATGTGATCCGCTGCCCACATTgggatctgccatcctcaccctcaccctgtctggcctacatgtgactccagacctacagcaatgggGCTGACTCTCCCTGAATACCTTCTGAAATGGTGGAGGGAATTtctcagggatagcggagggaaacTACTAACAGAAAATAAATGTTGCTGCAATTAGTCACACCCTCCGCGCCCCCCAAGTGATGAGATAAAATAAAAGCCTGGCATGTGTGGGGGATGTGTGGCGGATGTGTTGAGGGAGATGTGGGGGATTTGTGGGTGCATGTGTTGAGGGAGATGTGGGCGATTGCAGGCTGAGGGGCAGTGGACAGTTAtaatctctcccccccccccctctctctgtgtaggGACAAAGAGTTTTGAGTATGGGGGCTCACACTGGCACGAGCGCTGCTTCACCTGCAGCCGCTGCCTGAAGGAGATTGGCACCGCCAGATTTGTCCCAAAGGGAGACGAGATTTACTGCATCTCCTGCAACGAGAAGAAGTTTTCCAAGCACTGCGTCCACTGCCGaaaggtgagagaaagagaggggtctGGTCTGAGTGAATCACAGGCCATGTGCAGACTGTGACCAGGCAGCGTTCCCATTGTTATAGCATGACAGACACTGGGTACTGTGTTCACATTTCATGTTTTCACAACGCCTGGTGAGTTATTGAGTAACAATGTATGGTGTTACTGAGCTTTGTCAGGTACAGCACTAAATgccaacagggagaaagtgacaTTGACTGTTGGTGTAAATTGGAAGAGATGCAAACCCAACAAATCTCAAAATACCACATTTATACAACTGTTCCTTCCTGAGTTACACAATGGTCACTGGACCGGATAAAGAATCTGACAATAACAGAGAGATGGCACTGGCTGTTGTCAACTCCTACGTACACACTGAGCCTGCAAGGCtgacatgagctgaaaatgtgttgctggaaaagcacagcaggtcaggcagcaaccaaggagcaggagattcgacgtttcgggcatgagcccttcttcaggaatcaagctctgattcattttcagctctgatctccagcatctgcagtcctcactttcccctcaagGCTGACATGGCCTGGGATAGATTTCAGAAGCCACTGGGCAGGACCAGGAGGAGAGAATGGTTCATGTTGTACAGGTCTGGAAGGGGTTCATGTTGCATTGCATTTGTGGGCAGAGACAGAGTTTAACATTAGACTTTGGAAGGAGTAGGTCTGTGCTATGCAGCTTCTAAGAGTTAAAAATTGTGAAAAGGACGCTAAATGTTAGAGCGGTTCTTTCTTGTTGTCATCAGCAACAGGACACAAGGAACAGAGGAACAAAGGGACATTATTCCTTACAGCATGATAAGATGGTGCTGATGCAGCAAGAACAGTTCATTGTCAACTTTTAATTGCAGACACAGCAGttagattctgattggtcagggcattgcctTTCTGAAAAGTGTGTGATGTGTGCCACACAAAACCAGATTCTTGGTTTTATGTTTGTAGCTTCTATCACACACAAATACATCATATTACAGGGGGATGGTATTAAATTGGTTTCCAGTATAACTCATCACAGTCTGGATTATTTAGTAAATGTTGTCTAATAAGCAGTATCTATCGAATGATGGACGTACTTTTCTGAGGTTTGCAAATATGATCTGTCAGTCAGTCGTTGGACGAGATGGCCCATGTATTTGGCATCACACAGGCACTGAAACTCACAGATCACACTTCTATTTGTGCGAAAGGcaaaacatctctatgactagacAGCAGCAGTGGGAGTTAAAGTACAGAGAGACTGAGTTGATCTCTGTTGTCAGGGTGAGGGAGTGAATTGGTCACGAGAGATCAGAGCTGGAGCCAGTTGGCTGCTCCCTTACACATTTCAGAAACCTCTACAATGTTTGAGAGAAATGATGTCCATCCTACAGGCCGCAACAATCCATGACCACTAATGGCCCCTTTGGACAGAAGCTAGAATTCTGCTTCCCCCTGGTGGGCACCTGTGGAAGTGTTTGAATCTATTAGCTCTTCAACAACatactgaaagctagtgcttccaaataaacctgttggattataacctggtgttgtgtgatttttaactttgtccaccccagtccaacaccagcacctcctcatctTACTGAAAACCAGAAGCCATATGTTAATCTGAAGCAAACCGTAACACATTTAATTTCATAATTTCAATGGTATGTAATGTCTCATCTCCTTTGCCTGACTAGGTGAGAGATGCATTTGCTGATTTCTGTTTCCCCTCCAAACATCCAAAGGTGTGAATCGACTTTCTTGTCTCTGCCAGGAATTTGTGATTACCCCGTGTAGTGTCTGTTTGGAGATACACAAACACCTTGTGTTTGCACCATCATCATCTTTACCCAGGTTCCTTCACAGGAGCATCAGTAAAATCTGACACTGAAGCAGAGCAGGATGTTCACACTGATTTACCCAAGAAAGAAAGGAGGCAGAAAAGTttagaacagaattaggccattcggcccctcaagcctgctccacacgATCCTGGCTGATCTTTAACCTCAATGCCTTCTTCCCACATCTTCTGTCCAATCACAGATTTCATTAGTGTTCAGAAATATACTGCATCTGCCTCGAATCCACCCAGTTTCTGGGATAgaggattccaaagattcatcaccAAGGGAAGATGTCACTCCTGGGGATTCTGAAGTGGTGACACTCCTTTCCAGACTCTGAAACCATCAGACCAGCACCCACCCTCACAATTAACAATGTTGCTTTTGAAACAGATCACACCACTTTGATTGtaataaatttaaaaagcattACACACACAGCATCAACGTTTTCCGTTGGAGTGTCAATGTATTTTCACAATGGGAGGGGTTGATGTTTACAGTTTGAAGCAGGCTGTTGGAGGTACAAACACTAATAGAAGGTGACGTTAGGCCCATCGAGACAATGATGGGATGATGGAATGATTgaaacagagatgttgaagaGGTTAGGAGCAGCAGTGATCCTGggtaaagggggtgggggggagatttGGAGTTAGGGATGAGCAAGGCCATAACAGACTGAACCTACCTGTGAATCTGTTCCGATCGGATTTACCTATGGGCTGTTGTGGGGCTCCTTTGACTGATGCTGTGACCTGTCTGATGTGTTTCAGGCAATCACCAGTGGAGGACTGACCTATCGGGATGAGCCTTGGCATTCGGAATGCTTTGTGTGCAAGACATGTCGCAAACAGCTGGGTGGACAGCGTTTCACCGCCCATGAGAACTTTCTCTACTGTGTTGACTGCTACAGTAACTTCATTGCCAAGAAGTGTGGTGTTTGTCACAAGCCTGTGACTGGTGAGTTACTGCATCTTGCCACTACTTTTCAAGCCACATTATAAAATAAGAGATGGATTTGTCGAATGGTGCCAAGACTCACCTTAATGACTCCATCCCTGACCTGGCCAGCCTTCATACCTTGTGCATCCTCACAATCCACTGCTAGCCCCCAGCCTTTCCTGTGATTGGGTCATCGATATTATTCATCCCCCATTGCACCGAAAACAAACATCCTCCAACACTGGAAACACTCAGCGGGTCAGGCAATGGAACACTGAAGAGTAATactggacttgaagcattaactctcaAGTTCTTACAAGTAGTAACAAAATCATAGGCAGAGGTCTTCAGCACTGAAACAGGTCCTTCATCTGTGCCACCCAATTTCcacaactaatctagtcccatttccctgtgcttggtccatatccttccatatttatcccatccatgtacctgtccagctgtttcttaaattacaaaattgtacttgcctctaccactAGCCTCATCTaaactctcaccaccctctgtgtgaaaaaactgcCCCTCTGGACCGTTTTGtatctctccttaaacctatgcctagtTTTAGACCTCCTTACCAGAGGGAAAAGCTGTCAGCTATCTACCttgtccatgtctctcataatttataaacctttataaagtcaccctttaGTCTCCTacgctccaaggaaaaaagttccaatctatccaacctctcactataactcaaaacttccaatccagctagcatcctagtaaatcttttctgcattctttccagtttaataacatcctttctatagtaggggAGTACTCCAATCGCGGCTTCACCAACATCTAGTTCAGCTGCAGCAAGGTGttccaactccgatactcaacgCTCTGACTGATGAAAACAAACACgttgaaagccttcttcaccgctCTAtttacctgtgaccccactttcaaggatctatgaaccagtgcccctagatctctttgttctgtaacactccccaagaccctaCACCATTGACTGTGTAGGTCCTGCCTTggttcgctttcccaaaatgcaacaccttgcacgcatcaaaattaaactccacctgccatccCTCAGCCCACTGAGTCAGTTGATCAAATCTCGCTGTATTcccaggtaaccttcttcacggtCGACTCTAccaccaaccttggtgtcatctgcatacttactaacCACACATCcaagttctcatccaaatcatttatataaatgacaaataacagcggacccagcaccaattcctgtgactcactgctggtcacaggcctcccaatctgaaataaaaccctCCATCACTACTCCCTtatcttctaccatcaagccaattttgtatccagtcgGCTTGGTCTCCCCGAATCCTTACTCAACAActcggcaccttgtcaaaggccttgcaaAAGTCCATGGcgacaacatccactgcactgTCCTCAATTACTTTTCTCGGTCACAAGGtaccttggatgctacctgacctgctgcgcttttccagcaacacattttcagctctgatctccagcatctgcagacctcactttctcctcctatataTCTGAATGCCCTATTTATGTCCTTCGAATACATTATAACAAAAGCTACTGGTTTTGgactccttccctttttaaacaaaggtgtttcattggctgttttccaaTCCTCTTGGACTTTTTCAGAATCTAAGGCGACCTGGAAGATTCCTGCCAGTGTATTCACCATCTCTGTAGCTACCTTTTCATGCTACAACtaaacaaaatgctggtgcggtcacacttggaatattgtgtacagtttccggtcgccccattacaggaaggatatggaagcattggaaaaggtgcagaggagatttaccaggatgttgcctggtctggagggaaggtcttatgaggaaaggttgagagacttgggactgttctcattggaaaggcggcggcaaagaggggatttgatcgggacatacaagatgatcagaggattagatagggtagacattgaaagactttttcctaggatgatgcaGTCAGCttatacgagggggcataactacaaattgaggggtgatagatttaagacagatgtcagaggcaagttttttttttacacagagtggtaagggcgtggaatgccctacctactaatgtagtcaactcagccacattagcaAGATTTAAAGAATCCTTAGATAAGCCCATGGATGTtgattctatgttctaagtcagaGTAAGGAGAAGTGGATCTTTGTTCAGGCTGACATGAGTGGTGTGCCTTAGCTGTTTACAATGTATCTGAACAATTCAGAGGAAGGAATAATAGGAGCTAAATCTGATAAGACAAGGACAGGTAGAAGAGTGAGTGCGAAGAGGACATGAGGAACctacaaagggacagagatagggagtgggtaaAGATCTGACAAATGGAAGACAAGGTAGTAAAGTATGAAATGGTCCATTTTGGAGTAAAGAATAAAAAATAAGCAAATTATCAAAATGTGAAGATTTGAAGAGCTCtctgatgcagagggatctgggtgtccttgagcATGAATCACAGAGTGGTAGTAAGCGTTGCAAGAGTAGAAAGATCATGCTTCAGGTATATAGggaattggtgagaccacatctggacagTAGTGGTCACTGTCCTTACAGAAGGATGTTTACAtgctggaaacagttcagaggtgGTTTATTGGTCTATgacctggaatgagcagattgccaTCTGAGCAAAGGCTGGACAGGCTAGACCTGCACCCTCGAGAGTTTCGAAgatcagaggtgacttaatggtaACAAAAATCCTCAGGGgacttgaccaggtggatgttTAAAAGATGCTTCCCCTCTTCTTGGAGAATCTAGAATCAGGAATCATAGCTGAAAACCAGGAGGTggccatttaaaacagaaacgAGGAAACACCTTTCTCTTAAAGTTTGAGTGTTCTTGaaattccctttctcaaaaggCAGTGCATGCAGAATacgaatatttttaaggcagagggagaGGAGTCTCAATGACTAAGAGGGATGAAAGATGATCGGGGATAGCAGGgtttgcaggaatgtagagttgatgttaaaatcagaGCAGTCAAGATCGTATCACATTCCAGGCTTAAAGGAGTGATCGGCCAACCTTGCCGTGTGTGTATATTGTTTCAATGCTCCAACTATACAGACGTGTGTGATATTGTTTTCACATGATGTTGCCCTGCTCCTAGGGTTTGGAGGGGCTGAGGTTGTAACCTACGAAGATCGTCAATGGCACAGCAACTGCTTCAAGTGCAAGAAGTGTTACAGTTCCCTGATCAACAAGCGTTTTGTTACCCACAACAGGGATGTGTACTGCCCTGACTGCGCAAAGTCCCTGTAAACCCTGGATCATACCGCACAGCGATGGGAAACACTCGAATGGTACTCgctgatcaaatccattagccgGTTTTCCCAGAGCTTGAAAAAGTAACCGAATGCTTTGAAGGCAGTACAACAGCATTTACTTGCAATTATTTCAGAAGTTTGATAATATGACAGCAGTACTTCCTGCAATGCTAAATATTAACCTATGGCATGGAAAATAGCTAAAGGTTTAAAAAACAATTCTTCAGTTAAAGTTTAATTCAAATGTCTGCAATAATAGTGACTTTAGAGATGAGCTTCTTAAAagagtaaaaataaataaatgctggAATGATATTTAAACTCATCATTTATAATGCTATTTACTCAGTATTACTGTTGTATTTGACTGCATGCATTGCTCACCCAGGTGTCTTGTCACTTCAGAGATTGGTTCTTTAATGCAGTGAAATGTACTCTCTTAAAATTTAAATCCATTTTCATCCCATAGAATATAAGCAGGAGGCTGTTCTGTGGAAGTATGATTGCTCTGAGACACATTTTTTGGGATATGATTTGGATCATACACAAGTTGAGCTGTAGGAGGCTTCTATGCGGATACTGAAATCGTTTCCAACAGTGATACCAAACAATTTAGACAGCAGATTGCTTTTGTCACCAGCCTTACAACAACTGATGTTTTAAACAACTGTGCAGGTGTGAATTTTCTTATTTCTATTCCAGTCAATAGACCTTTGTTCAGTATGTTCAGGTTTTGTTTGCACACTAATGATAGTTAGACTCCAATTTACTGTTGCTTTTGCAATGACTAATTGTATGTGCCATGTTGAAAATGTGTAATGGAATAATGTATGACCTCATAGCATGCGAGGTCATCATCCCATTCAGTATCTGGATGATCAATGGTTTACTTGCAGCATGATGACACTGTACCATAATAAAATACTTTCAAACCTCCAGACAGCTATGTGCTTTTTGGAATCGGGTAACTAGTTTCCCCGTTCAGAATGAGCAGAAATGGGCACATCTGCTTTTCTCACTAAAGTTACATGAAGAAAACACGCATCAAACGGACTCCCACGTTTCTGAGGACATGGATTATCAGGGGATCCAATGAAGGGCAAGTGGGTTAGCAACCAGAGGTCACAGATGTAAAATAATTGGCAGAATaaagtcgggggggggggggggggaatgaggggaAAAAAATTTAGTCAGGCTTTAGCTCTGGCCTGGCATGGAATGAATGGGGCAAGACACAATTTCACTGGAATTCTGAAAATGTAACTGGAAAAACACCAGAGACTGGTCGGGCTTCAGAGAAAAAGCTAGGATCTTTAACTAAATCAGGAAGATCTATCAAAGGGCTAGCATGGACAAAATAGGCCAAACAGTCACTTTCTGCGCTGCATGATTTCACAAATACTCAGTGCACA
Proteins encoded in this window:
- the fhl1a gene encoding four and a half LIM domains protein 1a, with the protein product MTFHRSPDAYYRFPERTMNERLDCHYCKESLHGSKYIEKDKLHCCIKCYDKFIANTCFVCRKPISFDSKELHHDDRYWHESCFRCFHCSRSLANDSFCIKNERITCTNCLPRTDASTCHSCRRAIKPGTKSFEYGGSHWHERCFTCSRCLKEIGTARFVPKGDEIYCISCNEKKFSKHCVHCRKAITSGGLTYRDEPWHSECFVCKTCRKQLGGQRFTAHENFLYCVDCYSNFIAKKCGVCHKPVTGFGGAEVVTYEDRQWHSNCFKCKKCYSSLINKRFVTHNRDVYCPDCAKSL